gcccatggaaaagggtTTTCAGTctcacaggatcaattaccagcgctgagcgtttgatataaggaataattaagcgtggcacgggtgcaaaaattaaaattttaggattttggATTAGGGGTTCagaggggacaagctggaggaaattgggtgtgccttgtcctttttctccttcatgccctccatgtctcactgtagttAAAAGCTTTGAGTGTTTGGTATAAACAATAATTAAACGTGGCagaggtgcaaaagtaaaattttaggattttagatgaggggtccaaaggggataagatggaggaaatttggtgcattttgtcctttttctcctccttctttaTGTTTCTCCATGTTTCTCCTCTTCtacatgtttcactgtagttaccagctctgagggtttgatataagCAATAGTTAAGTGTaacacaggtgcaaaagtaaaattttaggattttagATTAGGGCTTCAAAGGGgataagatggaggaaattgggtgtgtctgatccatggaaaagaattttcaatcttacaggatcaattaccagctctgagggtttgatatcagtaataattaaagtgtggcacaggttcaaaagtaaaattttaggattttagATTAGGGTTTCAAaggggagaagaaggaggaaatttggtgcattttgtcctttttcttctttttcctgccctccatgtctcactgtagttACATGCTgggagtgtttgatataaggaataaTTAAGCGTGGCACAGGTACAAAAGTAAATTTTTAGGATtttagattaggggttcaaaggggataagatggaggaaatttggtgcattttgtcctttttctcctccttctttaTGTTTCTCCATGTTTCTCCTCTTCtgcatgtttcactgtagttaccagctctgagggtttgatataagCAATAGTTAAGTGTaacacaggtgcaaaagtaaaattttaggattttagattaggggttcaaaggggataagatggaggaaattgggtgtgttttgtcctttttcttctttttcatgccctccatgtttcactgtagttaCATGCTgggagtgtttgatataagcaataattaaACGTGGCaggggtgcaaaagtaaaattttaggattttagATTAGGGGTCTAAGGGGGACAAGACAGAGGAAATTGGGttcattttgtcctttttctcccccttcttcatgccctccatatTTCACTGTAGTTaaaagctctgagtgtttgatataaggaataattaagtgtggcacaggtacaaaagtaaaattttaggatttcaGATTatgggttcaaaggggacaaagtggaggaaattgggttcattttgtcctttttcttctttttcctgccctccatgtttcactgtagttaCATGCTgggagtgtttgatataaggaataattaagtgtggcacaggtgcaaaagtaaaattttaggatttcaGATTatgggttcaaaggggacaaagtggaggaaattgggttcattttgtcctttttctccttcttcatgccctccatgtttcactgtagttaCCAGCTCTGATGGTTTGATATAAGCAATAGTTAAGTGTaacacaggtgcaaaagtaaaattttaggattttagattaggggttcaaataGGACAAAGTGGAGGAAATTGGGTTAATTTtgaactttttcttctttttcctgccctccatgtttcactgtagttaCAAGCTGGGAGTATTTgatataagcaataattaaGCGTGGCaggggtgcaaaagtaaaattttaggattctagattaggggtctaAAGGGGACAAGACAGATGAAATTTGGttcattttgtcctttttctcccccttcttcctgccctccaggTTTCACTGTAGTTaaaagctctgagtgtttgatataaggaataaTTCAGTGTGGCACAggtacaaaagtaaaattttaggatttcagattaggggttcaaaggggacaaagtggaggaaattgggtgtgtctgatctctgtccatggaaaacaattttcagtctcacaggatgaattaccagctctgaggttTGATATAAACAATAATTAAGCATGGCaggggtgcaaaagtaaaatttgaggattctagatgaggggtccaaaggggacaagatggaagaaattgggtgtgttttgtcctttttcttctttttcctgccctccatgtttcactgtagttacaagctgggggtgtttgatataagcaataattaaACGTGGCaggggtgcaaaagtaaaattttaggattttagATTAgtggttcaaaggggacaaagtggaggaaattgggttaattttgaactttttcttctttttcctgcccTCCAGGTTTCACTGTAGTTACAAggtctgagtgtttgatataagcaataattaaGCGTGGCaggggtgcaaaagtaaaattttaggattttagATGAGGGGTCAAAAGGGGACAAAATGGAGGAAATTTGGTgcattttgtcctttttctcctccttctttaTGTTTCTCCATGTTTCTCCTCTTCtacatgtttcactgtagttaCCAGCTCTGATGGTTTGATATAAGCAATAGTTAAGTGTaacacaggtgcaaaagtaaaattttaggattttagattaggggttcaaaggggataagatggaggaaattgggtgtgtctgatccatggaaaagaattttcaatcttacaggatcaattaccagctctgagggtttgagatcagtaataattaaagtgtggcacaggttcaaaagtaaaattttaggattctagattaggggtctaAAGGGGATAAGATgaaggaaattgggtgtgccttgtcctttttctccttcttcatgccttCCAGGTTGCACTGTAGTTAAAAGCtttgagtgtttgatataagcaataattaaACGTGGCaggggtgcaaaagtaaaattttaggattctagattaggggttcaaaggggacaaagtggaggaaattgggtgtgttttgtcctttttcttctttttcctgccctccatgtctcactgtagttacaagctgggggtgtttgatataagcaataattaagtgtggcacgggtgcaaaagtaaaattttaggattctagattaggggttcaaaggggacaagatggaggaaattgggtgtgccttgtcctttttctcctccttcttcatgccctccaggTTTCACTGTagttaccagctctgagtgtttgatataaacAATAATTAAGCGTGGCATAGgtgcaaaagaaaaattttaggattttagGTTAGGGTTTCAAAGGGgataagatggaggaaattgggtgtgtctgatccatggaaaagaatttttaatcttacaggatcaattaccagctctgagggtttgatatcagtaataattaaagtgtggcacaggttcaaaagtaaaattttaggattttagATTAGGGTTTCAAAGGGGAGAAGATgaaggaaattgggtgtgttttgtcctttttcttctttttcctgccctccaggtttcactgtgctgttggcatttttctattagtTTAAACTAGAGACAAACTGTTTAACATTGATATAGTTATTGGCACAatattgtaaatccagcacacgtaatttctggtatttaatgttacATTGgcacattaattttaaatacagcACAGGGAGTTTCTGCTTTGTAATCTGTAATTTCTGGTTTGCAGTTTGtaatttaatgtttgtaacatcccactgagggcagagctcctcaggacagagctgctgcaggtcagGCAGAACTTcttacaaataaacaaaaataaacaacctggaaaacCAACACAAACAAAATAGAAATTCCTCTTTAGCAGCGGGGCAGCCAAAGAaactttttacaatctcagcATCATCAACACCACGAATTCCAACAACTCGGGAGCAATGTCCCCGGGGGCGGCCGTGCAAACCTGAGTCTGCTCATCCCTGTCTTCTTCCAGGTGATTCCGGAGCTTGGATTGAGCCAGGAATTCCCTTCCCAGATGTTTCTTCAGCCGGATTCTTCCTCGGGAAGttcccaggaattcccttcCCAGATGTTTCTTCAGCCGGAATCTCCCTCGGGAGGttcccaggaattcccttcCCAGATGTTTCTTCAGCCGGAATCTCCCTCGGGAGGTTCCCAGGAATTCCTTTCCCAGATGTTTCAGCCGGAATCTTCCTCAGGAGGTTCCCAGGAATTCCATTCCCAGATGTTTCAGCGGGAACCTCCCTCAGGAGGttcccaggaattcccttcCCAGATGTTTCTTCAGCCGGATTCTTCCTCGGGAAGttcccaggaattcccttcCCAGATGTTTCTTCAGCCGGAATCTCCCTCGGGAGGTTCCCAGGAATTCCATTCCCAGATGTTTCAGCAGGAACCTCGCTCAGGAGGTTCCCAGGAATTCCATTCCCAGATGTTTCAGCCGGAATCTTCCTCAGGAGGTTCCCAGGAATTCCATTCCCAGATGTTTCAGCAGGAACCTCGCTCAGGAGGTTCCCAGGAATTCCATTCCCAGATGTTTCTTCAGCCGGAATCTCCCTCGGGAGGTTCCCAGGAATTCCTTTCCCAGATGTTTCAGCAGGAACCTCGCTCAGGAGGTTCCCAGGAATTCCATTCCCAGATGTTTCTTCAGCCGGAATCTCCCTCGGGAGGTTCCCAGGAATTCCTTTCCCAGATGTTTCTTCAGCCGGAATCTCCCTCGGGAGGTTCCCAGGAATTCCTTTCCCAGATGTTTCTTCAGCCGGAATCTCCCTCAGGAGGTTCCCAGGAATTCCTTTCCCAGATGTTTCAGCTGGAATCTCCCTCGGGAGGTTCCCAGGAATTCCATTCCCAGATGTTTCTTCAGCCAGAATCTTCCTCGGGAGGTTCCCAGGAATTCCATTCCCAGATGTTTCTTCAGCCAGAATCTTCGTCAGGAGGTTCCCAGGAATTCCTTTCCCAGATGTTTCAGCCGGAATCTTCCTCAGGAGGTTCCCAGGAATTCCATTCCCAGATGTTTCAGCCGGAATCTTCCTCAGGAGGTTCCCAGGAATTCCTTTCCCAGATGTTTCAGCAGGAACCTCGCTCAGGAGGTTCCCAGGAATTCCTTTCCCAGATGTTTCAGCAGGAACCTCGCTCAGGAGGTTCCCAGGAATTCCTTTCCCAGATGTTTCAGCAGGAACCTCCCTCAGGAGCCCCAGGGGTGAGTACAGATGTGCTGAGCTGCCTGGGGACAAttctgggatgggaatgggaattcctgGAATGGGAATTCCCTAAGggaagggacctgcagggagaAGGGACAAGCTCCTCCCGTGTGTCCCTGAGTGGGATTCGTTTCTCTGCCGGATTTCTGGATCCccaattttaccccaaaatagatttttttccctctgctccatcAGTTTAACAACATCCTTGGGGGTGAGCATCAGCAAATAGAACAGGAAGCTGATCTTGATGgggtttaatttcattttaatcaaAATAATACATGTGCTAAGCACAAGCAAAGTGCTCAGAGTAGAAACAGATTTAAGCAAATTCTGGAATTGGTTCTCCATAACAAATAGAACATTAAGCTGATTTCTGATGGTGTTTAATTTTAAAGACATTGTAATCACAGAAATGCATGTGCTAAGCACAAGAATAGATTTCAAAGATTTAATCAGACGCTGAAATTGGTTCTCCATAACAAATAGAACATTAAGCTGATTTCTGATggtgtttaattttaaaaacattgtaATCACAGAAATACAAGCACAAGCAAAGTGCTCAGAGTAGAAACAGATTTCATGTATTTAATCAGATTTTGAAATTGGTTTTCCATGAACAACCAAACTCTCATTCCTGCTGGGATCAGAAGAGGCACCTCAGATTTGAATTCCTGCCCTCCTCTCAGCAGGAAATGCACAGAAGGAACATTAGATTTAATTGAATCTTGTGTTCCAAAGCTATTTATCCCAATAAATAAGTTTAAAAGAATGGAAATCAACTGATTTTAACATATTTCCCCTTGATGTCTTCTCATTTGGGGCTAAAATCCAGTTTAAACCATTGTCCGAAATGGAAGTTAAAAGAAATGAGATCCCCACTCCAAACcatgaaaagacattttttttcccagacacctgcattttatttaattctgttttattttcttcattcaatttaatttaataatatttccCAAAGGTATTTATCCCAATGCACCCAGTAAAGTTAAAAGAATGGAAGGCAACAATTTTAATGTTCTGTCCCTTGATGTCTTCTCGTTTGGGgccaaaaactctctaacagtttaaagtagaaagtgatttatttaaaaaatatggatattgatcacCAATATCCAGctgtgatggacaaaaactctctaacagtttaaagctagaaagtgatttattaaaaaatatggatattgatcacCAATATCCAGCTTGACAggcaaaaactctctaacagtttaaagctagaaagtgatttatttaaaaaatatggatattgatcacCAATATCCAGCTTGACAggcaaaaactctctaacagtttaaagttagaaagtgatTTATTAAAACAATGTGGATATTGATCACCAATATCCAGCTTGACAggcaaaaactctctaacagtttaaagttagaaagtgatTTATTAAAACAATGTGGATATTGATCACCAATATCCAGctgtgatggacaaaaactctctaacagtttaaagttagaaagtgatttattaaaacaatatggatattgatcacCAATATCCAGCTGTGACAGACAGAAACTCTCcaacaattaaaattaaaaagtttgtGTTGGTTGTGTGTGGGatcgctcccaaatccacaccgcaGCTCCCGGGTGATCacagagtctttttatccatatAAGTATTGGATAcccaaaatataaatatatattcataattctggtacatcccattccccgcTTCGTTTGCTAATTACTCCAGAAGCCATTAAGCATGTGTAATTTGTCCCTTGAGATGGGTCGGGGTCCCttccatggggaggggtcccaaaatgaggaagtcaatggagtcttcctccttctgacctttTAATTTCAATGCAAAtttgacaaatgaactcttggtacaACTCCCATTGcttgtcttcagttggtttcagaacagaggagccCCACAATTATGTCCCTAAAAGCTATTTATCAATTTATATTCTtgattataaacccagctaattAAACATTgcgctgacaagcaatcaattattactTACTAACATCTTACTTCATCCCCAGCTAATTagacattgtgctgacaagcaatcagttattagttaactactaacttttaacttcatcaaggcctactcattatTATTATGGTTGAACTCCCATTGCTTGTCTGCAGTTgatttcagaacagaggagccCCACAATTATGTCCCTAAAAGCTATTTATCaatttatattcttcattataaacccagctaattAAACATTgcgctgacaagcaatcaattattactTACTAACATCTTACTTCATCCCAAGCTAATTagacattgtgctgacaagcaatcagttATTACTTACGAACACCTTACTTCATAAAGTCCtgcttatttattattatatttattattattctatttatatttatatttatatttatatttatatttattattctatttatatttatatttattattatatttctatatttatatttatatttatatttatatttatatttatatttatatttatatttatatttatatttatatttatatttatatttattattatatttctatatttatatttatatttatatttatatttatatttatatttatatttatatttatatttatatttatatttattccCCCAAATTTACCTTCCAGCCTCTCTGGCAGGCGCGGCAGGGCCCAGAGGAGCGCCGAGCGCGGCCCCGGAGCGGCGCGGCCGGGGGCAGCCGCAAGCGGAAGGCGGCCAGCCCCGGGGACGCGCCGGGGACCAAGGCGGGGACAACACCCGGGACAACACCCGGGACAACACCCGGGACAACACCCGGGACAAAATCCGGGATAAAACCCGGGACAAAACCCGGGACAAAACCCGGGACAAAATCCGGGACAAAACCCGGGACAAAACCCGGGACAAAGTCAGTGACAAATCCAGTGACAAAGTTGGTGACAAATCCAGTGACAAATCTGGTGACAAAGTTGGTGACAAATCCGGTGTCAAATCCATTGACAAATCCATTGACAAATCCAGTGACAAATCCGGTGACAAATCTAGTGTCAAATCCAGTGACAAATCTGGTGACAAAGTTGGTGACAAATCCGGTGACAAATCCAGTGACAAATCCAGTGACAAATCCAGTGACAAATCCGGTGACAAATCCAGTGACAAATCCAGTGACAAATCTGGTGACAAATCCATTGACAAATCCGGTGACAAATCCAGTGACAAATCCGGTGACAAATCTGGTGACAAATCCAGTGACAAATCCAGTGACAAATCTGGTGACAAATCCATTGACAAATCCATTGACAAATCCAGTGACA
The sequence above is a segment of the Lonchura striata isolate bLonStr1 chromosome 36, bLonStr1.mat, whole genome shotgun sequence genome. Coding sequences within it:
- the SPATA16 gene encoding spermatogenesis-associated protein 16 — translated: MPDGARGRGVAPRAAGQPKKLFTISASSTPRIPTTREQCPRGRPCKPESAHPCLLPGDSGAWIEPGIPFPDVSSAGFFLGKFPGIPFPDVSSAGISLGRFPGIPFPDVSSAGISLGRFPGIPFPDVSAGIFLRRFPGIPFPDVSAGTSLRRFPGIPFPDVSSAGFFLGKFPGIPFPDVSSAGISLGRFPGIPFPDVSAGTSLRRFPGIPFPDVSAGIFLRRFPGIPFPDVSAGTSLRRFPGIPFPDVSSAGISLGRFPGIPFPDVSAGTSLRRFPGIPFPDVSSAGISLGRFPGIPFPDVSSAGISLGRFPGIPFPDVSSAGISLRRFPGIPFPDVSAGISLGRFPGIPFPDVSSARIFLGRFPGIPFPDVSSARIFVRRFPGIPFPDVSAGIFLRRFPGIPFPDVSAGIFLRRFPGIPFPDVSAGTSLRRFPGIPFPDVSAGTSLRRFPGIPFPDVSAGTSLRSPRASLAGAAGPRGAPSAAPERRGRGQPQAEGGQPRGRAGDQVTNPVTKLVTNPVTNLVTKLVTNPVSNPLTNPLTNPVTNPVTNLVSNPVTNLVTKLVTNPVTNPVTNPVTNPVTNPVTNPVTNPVTNLVTNPLTNPVTNPVTNPVTNLVTNPVTNPVTNLVTNPLTNPLTNPVTNPVTNPVTNPVTNPVTNPVTNPVTNPVTNPVTNPGTIPGAAGGASGTGTVPTVPPGIPLARLREMEEELICADQLDADFECGEPVPPAVPPSGPPAAAGPPAQGPGDSGWHGAGAGLRAALRAGSARWRLRDFAGAAAEFSAALELCGGSGARRGPRSCPEHGSTLASSIHAKLALCHLKLGQPGLALLHSHRSIAQNPSHFCNHLRQAACFRSLHRYTDAARSAMVAHVLYVLHEAAEPRTSELLQRYWQALIQEALAGEASFCALYTPFERGSKAHTLQEASGTFAERHPGYARHVFTDPHGIHLLPEEAEESRPGQQYLLTLGFRNRDIGKIVEKFVTQSLPVHPGQRITLSSSTEEEPGAFWRNAGRSITAAVAFVGSSKIKDERGPCARAIEQLHRANLLRHLRRAEEHAQLVAQAVAELATVPYLQRLSRHDDQLRQSLMADALDILAGRPGERVWTKIQKVALIEEYLREAEGSPGVAGPGWAPGHHQVLRLENINVLVPDPRSLATGPRRSRVLLATT